The Dioscorea cayenensis subsp. rotundata cultivar TDr96_F1 chromosome 8, TDr96_F1_v2_PseudoChromosome.rev07_lg8_w22 25.fasta, whole genome shotgun sequence genome segment TTGACTGTTGTGTTCATGGTGTTTAGTGGGTACCAGAACTCCAGCATTATGCTCCTGGAGTGCCCGTGGTTCTTGTTGGCACTAAATTAGGTAAGTTTACTGGCATCTGAGCAATCAGCATTCAATTTAACTCTGCTTTATTGTAAGAATTGTGGACCAATTTTGGCATTATTTTTGCCATCCATATGTAATCCTTGGTAATCATTAAATGCACTGGACTGCTGCCTGTGAGATCCTAAATTTGCTTTAGTTCACAAAATTCTGAAGAAACTGGCTGAAATCTTGTGTCAGCAAATATGAATTTAGCAAGTATTGCAACAAAGAGATTATACCATAGGCATTATATAACTATCCAAAATTATATACATGAGACAAACTTGGGGATGCCAGTGTTTTATTACATGTTACTTTTTTtgggaagaaagagaaaagctcTTTGGAAGATTATCAGTGGCATGAAATCTTTATAATTACTAATTACACAAGTATAGACAACAAACTCTGCACAAATGCTGCCTGAATGTTTCAAGTACGTGacaagagttaaaaaaaaaaaggagtaaaTGCAATCCAATATTACTTGTTCCATCAAGACCCTCTTTATTGACACCTGGGTGTTTCATGTTCCCATTGATGTCACATCTTTTTTAGCGGACATAGATTTCTCAATGCTTAGAAATATGTTTCACCTTTTGTCCAACCAGTCTTTTagctttacttttttttttcttatattgtcTTTGTGGCAAATGTGAAAGAAATGCAACATCCATAGTTCTGTCTGGTACTTCTTTCTTGATTTATTACCTTTCAGGCTTACATGATGATGACCTGTTTGAGGTTTAATGGATCAATATGTTATTTGTTGGAGTAGGATGAAGTAATGTTAATGAAGGAATTGGAAGTGCTTTTTTATGAAACAAAGGAAGGAGAAGTCCTGGTTTGGAATTGTTTGTACAAGCGCAAAAAGTTTATGAGGTGTAGCTTCCTGACATGTTTTGTTTTGACTTTTGAGCATTTGAGAGCACTTAGCATATGTTAAGACTTGAACTGGTGCATTAAGTACATTGAATATCCTGTCTTACCACATAGTTGTCAGgtaaattatgtttattatatcttaatattagaaataatattGAGGAGATCTAATATTTAGGGAAATTGATGCATGAAAGAACCTTCTTAATCATCTTGATATCTAGGCGCTGGTCTGGACCATCTTATGGTGAGTTGCTACATTTGATAATCATTTTCTGTTTTTGGGTGACATCTAGAGGACCACAATTTCCTTAAATGGGTTGTGTTCTTGCTTATCCAAAAGCTGGAATGACAAGCTTGCTAACTACTACAATTAGTTGCACTGCGATGCTGAGCTGCAGTGATTGTGACCTATGTAGTTTCTGCTTTATCTTGATATGATTTTCTGGGTCATATGATTTCAACTGTCGCGAAAATGGATTGCATCAGATGGCAATCATGATAATGAAGTTGGTCCTAACCATATAGATAGTTTGTGCTCATTTTGGATGTACATTATTTTGGTGAACAAATTGTTAGATGCTAAAGAAATGCAATATTAATGAGCATCAACATGTAATTGGGGGTAAATCATATTGTTAAATTTCTTCATGGAAATTCATTCTCTTCAACTCTGTCAAATTATTTGAATTGGAAGAAGCAATTTATCTTCTCTCTTATTGGATCACATCAAGGGCAATTAGgttgaatatgaaaaatattttgcttCACATTATATTTTTCTGAGTGTCACTCCACAAAGGCATATGCTACCTATGTGTTGGTTTAGATTAATTAGATAATGTTCAATTTTTTACCTATAACATAACTTTGGGGTGGGTGTGGGTGTGTGTATTATTTGCTACAAACGATATCTAATTTGACTGGTACTTCAGATGAAAACCTTTCATCAAGTTTTAGGGTTGCCCTGTGTTGCTTTGATATCTACTTCAAGTAGAAGCCCTAAGATTGCCTCACTGGGATTTGCTGATGTTTGGGGTTCAATGAATCGTGCTCGTAAAACTTATTTTTGGAACAATGTTGCATGATACAGATTGTTTGTAAGGGTTCTGACGGAGGAGTGAGTGAAGCCTCCTTTGGCTTGTACACAAGCTTGCATATGAAGTAACAATAAAAGGATATGTATACAATACATCAATCCCAAGTAAATGGAGATTTAACTTGCTCAGACTAACatttgtcataattaattaccaTTGTGTAATGAACACTTTATGCCGGTGGCAGATCTTCGAGAAGATAAGCACTACTTGGCAGATCATCCTGGCATGTTGCCTGTTACTACTGCTCAGGTAGTGTTCCTGATTATCATCGAGataatactatttttaaatcaccttaatctctttttttatcctttttttgtgGGTTATATTTTTGTGATATTTATCTTGATGCTAGGGAGAGGAGTTGCGGAAGCAGATTGGTGCCACTTACTACATAGAGTGCAGCTCAAAAACTCAGCAGGTTGgtttataaattatttctatGTTTAGTCAAGTGTATCTTTGTTTATCTTAACCTCTCATGGTAATATATTGATTACACTTGGACAAATAATGGACTGCAAGCCACTGGTAGTGACTACGTCCCCATTGTTATGCTGTTCAATCCCACCTTCATTCAAACTagtatttcttaaaaaaaaaaaaattctttttgtgtgtgtgtcaCAATTCTTAATAGAATTCCACCAATTGTCTCTGATATGCAGAATGTAAAGGCAGTGTTTGATGCTGCAATCAGGGTTGTTATACAGCCCCCATCAAAgcagaaggaaaagaagaaaaaaccaagACGGGGATGTTCATTATTGTGAGTAAATGATTTCCCTTTCTGTTGAAACAAACCTTGATAACTTTTCAGACTTACCAAAATACCGTTTTCTAACCGCAGGAATGTCCTTTGTGGGAGGAAACTTGTGTGCCTCAAGTAAAGATTTGCACAGTTGTTTTGTTTAGTTGGTCTGATTTTGTTGTGCTTATGCCGAGATTAGATTGCTTTACCCTTGAGCTGGTTATGTCGCCGCTCTATCAGTGGCTTCGGTAGTTGTGATGTTTGACGAAGCTCCTAGCCGGGTGATAAATCACTCTGTTGATTGTTTGCACAGGGCATTATCACTTCAATCCAAAACTCTATAGTTTCTTATATCTGTTTGAATTAATGAGCTTGAAGCTTAAATGTGGTTTCTACAATTACAATTTGCCAAACATCTGAATTAACATTCTTTTGTGAAATGTAAAGATATATCAGTCGATTggtcttttatatttttcagtaAAATTGTGGGTTTTCTTGCAATTTGGTTCTTATGTCTATCATAGCTGTTATTATTATTCAGTGTTAAGACTTATGATGTGGTGTATTTGTTTATACTctagtgtttattttattatgggACATAACTATTTGTTCTCTTCTGTTTATGTTTATTCTGGTGAAACTATTTATTTAGTGTGTTTTGTTTCAATTCATTGTCTAGTTTTGTTAAACTCATACTTCAATTAAACAGGTGCAGGTGCGTAGTATGATCGTTTCTATTTATTTCACAGCATATatgttcattatatatatacacacacgctTGCATTTATATACTTGTGTTTGTATACTTAGCATAATGTTTTACATTGCTATGTATTATGTTGTAAGTCAGGGACCATGATAGAATGTTTTTGCATAAAACTTGAAgatataaatatgttatttatgtatgtttttacGTGGTTTTGCAAAGGaacaatttatttcttttcttggcaaaaaaacaaagattattATTATCGAGTATTCCAGGGATGTATGtgttttattagatttatttctatattttatgttttcaagcAGATAATTGAAATCTCTACTCTTGGATCAAAACAAGATCTAATGGATCAGAACCATTAgatatacttatttatattaataaaagttttaCATATTGatgtcaatatttttttcaagtacCCTCCAAGTTTTGACATTTGGTccacaaattattaataatcaataTCCCAAAACAGAACACCCAAAACATAAATAGATTACATAAACATCGGAATACATGAAAAGGCAAACTAATGGCACCAGCTGATCACAACATCAACATAGATATAACATATTTTCATATGCTTCTTCCCTCAATTCTTTTTATTCCAACTTTCATAAtaccattaaatatatatgtatataataataataataataataataataataataataataataataatcaaagagTCTAGTTCTTGAGAAGATATTCATCCAAACCTTTGAAGGTGTGGATAGCGGTCTCCTTAACAAAGTCAGGTTCTGGCACCTCCTCATTGGTCTTGTCATAGAGCACAGACCACTTAACCAGGCTTCCATCTCCTTTTGGAATAACTTGCAGTGTTGCCCTGAATGTCTTGTAGTAGCTCAGTATATCACCCTCCATCACACTGTATGTTACTAGTTTATTTGCCTCATCTGCCACCTCTATCTTTTCCTTTGAAAACTTCACTATTGGCATCCCTGTAACATATGTTTATTGTCTATAGTTAATaatcttaatatttatatatatatatatatatattatgaacaACTCATGAGTAAGATTCAACTCTCCAAATAAAGAGGGGAATGAAAAATTAGTTACCCTATTACCGGGTAGTAATAATCTTGATAGTGATACatcatttcattaaataaatgtttGATTCAATAGAtctgtttataatatatatatatatatatattgtattttttaggTTGAATTAAACTCATTTAGTTTGTAAgaacatttataaataataaagtaaatgTTAAATATGATAATTCTAATTGTCATATTAGCTCTATATAGCTTAACGAATCATTGATTAGccaattgattttaaaaatcagTGTATGGGCAAGGCAGAGGGCTAGCATCTCTTGGGTGGAGTTAAGTACTATAACAGTATTACTTATGAATTATTTTAgagattcatatatattttactgGGTCCAAATAGGTCTTTTTGTGAGGGTTGGTGCATCTCTTTCCTCGATAGTTACATAACATATGATTACTCAAGTCATTTATGGTGCATTCTAAAAAGTTCGGTAAGACACAATAATTATTACACCTCTAtacatatttatctttttacaatatttatcactttcatatatttatatatatttgtatatatatttacgaAAGTTACAAGGGTTATATATAGAGGAAAAGGTTATTTATAGACGTTCACAAACAACAATAGTAGCATTAAGTTGGGTTCATTAATCTAATTTTGATTTATAGTATGGTTGTTATAAGTTTAGTAGAAATAGGGTTAGACGGTTCAGATTAGTTTATTTACTATGCAACACTGTTTATCGTTTATTTATTGTGCATAAATTAATTGAACGATTCAGATCAAATTGCTGTGCATTCTAATTTTTACTGTGCTACTGTTCATAAGAACAATAATAGTGTTCATCGAATTGTGATCAACCGTTGGATCGAAATCCAAAAGTTGATAGCAATGTTCGTAGAATTCAATTCCACCAACGTGGATAGATGATCGGgcctcatcatatatatatatatatatatatatatatgacttatTCACATTTTTCTGAAAATAAATCCAATTAGTAGAAAAGTTTAATTTAATGATATAGGCATATACCGCTTAAAACGTTACAAATCATAAATATACACAACGGAGAAAGTACTTTGAGTTCTTTCTTGCCATTATTCATTTTGACCttagtttttgaattttataaatatgtttatttttaaattttaaaacttttttttattgaacatgACAATTGATGTGACAAAATACATGGTACGTACTTTCTTGTGAATCCACACAAGATGGAGAGGCTATAAAGAAGACAGTTGGGCCGTTTAGAGGTTAGAatgaatgtttttatattttggagATCGagctaaataataaaattaaacttcAAAAACCACTAGTcactttatattttaatatataaatccattttttatatatatattattcttttatcaTCCCTGCTGctcatatttacataataattttctagatttatttatttttaaattttagattaaatCGAACTCATTTCACAATAGTACTAGAAACACCAAAAGAGTTTCTAACCCGGTGGTAAAACATTAATAAGCCTTCGTTTGGTTCAGTGGAGGAGAGGAGGGATGAGGGGGAGTAAGGAGGGGAGGAGTATGgagggtttgaaaaaattttatatttggttaagGGGTGTGGAGGgggtaatatatttttttgtttggttcaatggaggGGTGTGGAGGGataatctatttttttgtttagttagaAGAATGGGTGAGGAGGAGTGAGGAGAGATCTAatgtgtattttattaatttacccttttatataaaattgattataacacttttttatacatatttaaggattattttgtataaactttgttaatattaagattaagattaatattagtaataatattatttgtataactcaatttttttatatttgtttatcattcttatattattattattattaatttaaaaaatattattattaatctttaattgacacattaaaaaataagacaaataataatattaataataataattattattatgaaattagatttaaaaagaaatcatcataatttttcaaattgataGAGGGTACTTTgacattttcataaaaatttaaacattaaaatttgttttaataatcccACTCCTCCAAAAGACCCCGATTTGGAGGAGTGAGATATGAGGGGTTTAGAGGGGTGAAACACCCCTCCAAACTtctcctcatcctcatcctcactcccccaaccaaacaacctTCACCTCTCTTAACTCCCCCTCACCCCTCCAAAAACCTCCAATCAAACAAGGGGTAAAGTGGTCTTAAATTCTATTCTCGTGAAATGCAGTAATGATAATGGGTTCTCAGTTATGAATACGGATTTTATGTCCAAATCTTATGTCACAAAGTGAGGACTCGCAAACTAGATAATCAATTCTTGATCCATTTATATGTCCCTAATCTATAGCGCATGTcgttttcatataaaataataataataataataataataataataataataataataataaatatgaaattaggAACATTACCTTCATTAAACTTTATAAGACGGACAGTGCCGACATTATTACCGTCACCTTCGAGAATTTCGATACTCTTATACTGCTCCGGAAAGATCTTAATGAAGAGTTCATCTGTGGCAGTGATGCCACCCCAAAATTTATCTGCTGAAGACTTCAGCTCTACATCTACTTCAAGCTTGGAAGCCATTTGATTTTCTTCTCTCAATAGTTTTAGTTTGAATGACTTTGAAGAGACCTACTGAAGTATGTCTCTATTTATAGTgataattatatgatttatttcttttttatttttatttttcattaaataggTTTCCCAACTTCCATCTACTGCAACTAATTCTTCTGTGTTTTATTTGgaaagttttcttcttcttttattgttttggtggtatttttatttattaccaaCTAATATTGCTGGCCACCTTGAATGGCTGCATTGTGATGTCTGGTTAATTATGATTACCATGAAAATATCTActgaatttgaaaataattttgagtttaaaacaTGTACTATTATATTGtagtaaatttattatataaaaagatgaattaattaaaacattatcaaaataacaaGAGCCAACTGCCAAAACCTATTGGCCTCTATCATTTATATAAGGTGTTCATTTTATGAAAGACATGAGATTAAATTGCTTAAATGATCACATTTTGGAGACTAAGATCCTtagattaaattttatatgtaaaaatgaaaaattaactaGTCAGTTAAAACAATCTTAGGgatcatcaataaaaaataatatttacaacaattatatataaatattttatatttttatttaaggaATTTTAAATTGTAGattgaattgaatttatttAGCTATAAATATTGCCGGCCGTATCCCAACAAGATAATAACAATGGAGTGGTTGTGagttaatatttgatttattgtcatatatatatatatatacacacatacacggTATCATTTTGAAtaatgcaaatataatattttttttattttaaattttttatatttttgagtcaGTAACTTTTACGAATAATGATTTCTAAAATAGTCCAAAAAAAGACTAAGATCCTCATAGAAAAGGGGTTCGAATATCCACCTACTTAGACACTATCACTtggactaattttttttaataaaaaaatattttaatgattttaaaaatttttatctaTAGCAACCATTTGTTAATATATTGTTTGCTCCTTATAATTAACTCaatttagtaaatttttaatttacttatatatatatatatatatatatatatatatatatatatatatatatatatatatttcttagattttatctatttttaaaatattggagATATTCGAGCTACATTACCAAAGATGGTATTATTATAATGCAAATAAGTTAATAtggtgttattattttttatattttattttatggtaAATGGGGACCTCTCAACCATAAAATTTAATGGCCGGCAAATACTTGAtgtaatgtaataatatatcatcaatGAGCAATGCTGCGTGCAATTTTATCTATCAGCCCCTTGAAAGACACAAAATTATTAGCCAGTTCTCTATTGTTCTTAAAGAAATTTTAATgacagaaaatatataaaaattagaagaaaaaaagaatgtaTTTTGAATAGTGATTATTAAAAGAAGGGTAAAGAAAGTTTTCCaactttgataaaaaaaataaatgaataagcaGTTTCAAATGATACTTTTTAACCAAAGACAAGACTTGCACAATTGTTTTTCACactttatttagaatttaatctctatataaaaaaaataaaaataagaagggTGATAAATTATGAgaagaaataacaataataataaaaaaaaaagctacacATTCATCAGTTCATTGGATGCATATGTTCAATATGACACTACAAAAATACAACCATggtaataaacaaaatatttattggagatgatataattaaatttgatgtgattattattttattattattatttttttattaccgACAAGCGCCCCAGTTTAAGGGATTATCAATggaacatatatgtataaaggTACACCAGTTACAGTGGCTtacaaaattcttaaaaaaaatctccataCTCTGCAACTCTAGAGGTCGTGAAATTACTGTTTATCTCACAAAAGACTCACACCCAAGCCCATTAATAGTATTGATGAACAGTATTTTGACCTGAATGTACATTGCATGAACAGTAtatgaacaatttttttatcGAAAGAATTCAAACTCTTGCTCTCTCTTACTATTTTTGTGTCATATCATGGGTTATCCAATGGTTAACCGATGTGATTATTTATCTTAATACTTATGcgatgtttttattataaaatttaactaaaatgatGATTTTATAATGCATTAGCTTATATACACCTTTAACTTACACTTAAAAAGTACTCCCCttataattcaattttaattcttattgatttaaacttgtattttttttcatttattattaaaaatgtgTGTGcatccttctattttttattgtcCCAagtgatttatataaaatagtgAAAGAATTTTgttcacaatatatatatttttaattatacatgGCTATATTTGACACAAACCATCAGATATGAATATAATTGGTGTATACACATGGCTAACAcagggagagaaaaaaaagacaaaattaaataattaattttaatttaatgaatatcttttaattttaaaaataaaaaataaaaaatttcatttaatcGTGGATTTTATGTATATAGTAtattgttaagtctgatgacgtggattgACATTATATAACGAGCCaagtggtgacatggcatgagaatgatgacgtggctagaaatgactcatcaaaggaaaaggtgactaggatgatgatgtggcaaaggatgatgtcatgacatgtgatgaagatcAATGAGGAGAtgttatgaagatcaaggtggagatgttatgaagatcaaggttgaagattttatttagtagatattcctctcaatacaatcatgtgatgataaactatttttggaaagtgcatcaaggctaaaggatctcttcaagaaaggtaagttttattttaggtataattatctatccttggtaagatccgggatgataattcatatctttgatagaactccattttagaaagatctatttgaagagagagaaatattGGCAAGatttcaagatcatgaagattgtatgaagctattagaagatacaagttaaacttggtattaagctattagaagacacaagatttagtttggtgtgaagctatttgaagacacaaactaaataaggtaaagacatgccaaggagaatatcaagaccatatttagtaACTCAATTTcaaggaagatccaagagctatctatgggcggaactattcatggagactagtcatatgaggagattgtttgaagattgcaagagatatgat includes the following:
- the LOC120267424 gene encoding rac-like GTP-binding protein 3, whose protein sequence is MSSSASRFIKCVTVGDGAVGKTCMLICYTSNKFPTDYIPTVFDNFSANVVVEGTTVNLGLWDTAGQEDYNRLRPLSYRAADVFVLAFSLVSRASYENVLKKWVPELQHYAPGVPVVLVGTKLDLREDKHYLADHPGMLPVTTAQGEELRKQIGATYYIECSSKTQQNVKAVFDAAIRVVIQPPSKQKEKKKKPRRGCSLLNVLCGRKLVCLK
- the LOC120266508 gene encoding MLP-like protein 423 gives rise to the protein MASKLEVDVELKSSADKFWGGITATDELFIKIFPEQYKSIEILEGDGNNVGTVRLIKFNEGMPIVKFSKEKIEVADEANKLVTYSVMEGDILSYYKTFRATLQVIPKGDGSLVKWSVLYDKTNEEVPEPDFVKETAIHTFKGLDEYLLKN